In Anaeromusa acidaminophila DSM 3853, a single window of DNA contains:
- the aroF gene encoding 3-deoxy-7-phosphoheptulonate synthase yields the protein MIVVMKKNAHQEDVQRVVEYIEQAGLRPHLSDGSTHTIIGVIGAREAIDVLALEALPGVEKAVPVSSGLNLVSRDVKESNTIVSVGSAQIGGDELAVMAGPCAVESKEQLREAALAVKAGGAQFLRGGAYKPRTSPYAFQGLEEQGLKFLAEVSQEVGLKVVTEVVDVESLDLVSNYADMLQIGARNMQNFKLLQAVGKKGKPVLLKRGLSATIEEWLQASEYILREGNFQLVLCERGIRTFEPFTRNTLDLSAVAAVKMLSHLPIIVDPSHATGKWNLVAPMARAAIAAGADGLMVEVHPEPARALCDGNQSLTPKNFNLLMDEVRSFAGLMGRSLS from the coding sequence ATGATTGTAGTTATGAAAAAGAACGCTCACCAGGAAGACGTACAACGAGTAGTGGAATACATTGAACAGGCAGGATTGCGGCCGCATCTTTCGGACGGCTCTACCCATACCATTATTGGCGTGATTGGAGCGCGTGAGGCGATTGACGTACTGGCCTTAGAAGCCTTGCCAGGTGTTGAAAAAGCAGTGCCTGTCAGTTCCGGGCTGAATTTGGTGAGTCGAGATGTCAAGGAAAGCAACACAATCGTATCGGTTGGCAGTGCTCAAATTGGCGGCGACGAGCTGGCCGTTATGGCAGGGCCCTGCGCGGTGGAAAGCAAGGAGCAGCTGAGAGAGGCAGCGTTGGCTGTAAAAGCCGGCGGCGCTCAATTCCTGCGGGGAGGCGCCTACAAGCCGCGTACTTCTCCTTACGCCTTTCAAGGGTTGGAGGAGCAAGGTTTGAAATTTTTGGCGGAAGTCAGCCAGGAAGTGGGCCTGAAAGTGGTTACCGAAGTAGTGGATGTGGAGTCTTTGGATCTAGTAAGTAATTACGCGGACATGTTGCAAATTGGCGCTCGCAATATGCAGAACTTTAAGCTGCTGCAGGCGGTAGGCAAGAAAGGCAAGCCGGTTTTATTGAAACGAGGCTTGTCGGCGACGATTGAGGAATGGTTGCAGGCGTCGGAGTACATCTTGCGCGAAGGCAACTTTCAACTGGTCCTTTGTGAACGAGGCATTCGGACCTTTGAGCCTTTCACGCGGAATACTTTAGACTTGAGCGCTGTTGCGGCTGTGAAAATGCTAAGTCATCTGCCGATTATCGTGGACCCCAGTCATGCTACAGGGAAATGGAACTTGGTGGCGCCTATGGCCAGAGCCGCCATTGCTGCTGGCGCTGACGGACTGATGGTAGAAGTTCATCCAGAACCAGCGCGGGCTCTTTGCGACGGAAATCAGTCCTTGACGCCTAAGAATTTTAATCTGTTGATGGACGAGGTTCGTTCCTTTGCCGGCTTGATGGGCAGGAGCCTATCGTGA
- a CDS encoding type IV pilus modification PilV family protein, which yields MAGCKKAQAGIILAETLLAFFIFFSVGGAIFAFLKTEWFAVQEAKAQSEVSLAAQEELERLRTGEVSAGQEERQLSGRLVVQCRRTLQISTISPSLREAVVCFSWQGADGRKRELQYSTLFP from the coding sequence ATGGCTGGATGTAAGAAGGCGCAAGCGGGAATTATCCTAGCAGAGACGCTGCTGGCTTTTTTCATCTTCTTCAGTGTCGGCGGCGCCATATTTGCTTTTTTGAAGACGGAATGGTTTGCTGTGCAAGAAGCTAAAGCGCAGTCGGAGGTCTCGTTGGCAGCGCAAGAGGAATTGGAGCGCTTGCGCACAGGAGAAGTTTCAGCAGGACAGGAAGAACGACAGCTTTCAGGAAGACTGGTCGTGCAGTGCCGCCGAACGTTGCAGATTAGCACAATCAGCCCTTCTTTAAGGGAGGCGGTTGTATGTTTCAGCTGGCAAGGCGCAGACGGGCGCAAGCGAGAACTGCAATACAGTACTTTGTTTCCATGA
- a CDS encoding TIGR03960 family B12-binding radical SAM protein — MLHLDAAMLSRVEKPARYTGQEYNSVHKELHSGIVRMALSLPDVYEVGMSNLGLKILYQLMNEREDVAVERVYAPWVDMEKEMREAGLPLYSLETRTPIREFDLVGFSLQYEMSYSNVLNMLDLAGISLLAKERQENEPLILGGGPCAFNPEPAADFFDCFVLGEGEEVLGEVIEQYSAWKEAGKPGGRQEILRRLATCRGIYVPSFYEVRYDDTSFDTVVTPLQPEAPACVQKRVVADLDAMGTATRPIVSYVESVHDRIMLELFRGCTRGCRFCQAGIIYRPVRERKQETLQELAKEMLEHTGYNEMSLTSLSSADYSCLEPLVETLLEKHKAEGVSLSLPSLRIDSFSVDLAHKVQQVRKSGLTFAPEAGTQRLRDVINKGVTEENLRQAVSAAFSSGWSTVKLYFMIGLPTETDEDVLGIADLAYKVVDWYKAVKGRKGVKVTVSVSSFVPKPHTAFQWFPQNSREEIERKQQLLRERIRGGGVTLSWHDSRTSFLEGVFARGDRRLGAVLLAAWRGGARFDGWSEHFNYRTWMEAFEACDVDPHQYANRERRLEEKLPWDHLSCGVNKEFLQSEYAAALAATLTEDCRRGACGACGVCPALGVSVQDWRSKNA; from the coding sequence ATGCTTCATTTGGATGCGGCCATGCTAAGTCGTGTGGAAAAGCCCGCCCGTTACACCGGGCAGGAGTATAATAGCGTGCACAAGGAATTGCATTCTGGTATCGTGCGTATGGCGTTGTCTTTACCGGATGTGTATGAAGTAGGCATGTCAAATTTGGGGTTAAAAATATTATACCAGTTAATGAATGAGCGAGAAGACGTGGCCGTGGAACGCGTATACGCGCCCTGGGTGGATATGGAGAAAGAAATGCGTGAGGCCGGATTACCCTTGTATTCATTGGAAACACGCACGCCGATTCGGGAATTTGATTTGGTCGGCTTTTCTTTGCAATATGAAATGAGTTATAGCAATGTGTTGAATATGTTGGACTTAGCGGGTATATCTTTGCTAGCGAAGGAGCGGCAAGAGAATGAGCCTTTGATTCTCGGCGGCGGTCCTTGCGCGTTTAATCCGGAGCCTGCTGCTGACTTTTTCGATTGCTTTGTTTTGGGAGAAGGCGAAGAAGTCTTAGGCGAAGTAATCGAGCAATATAGTGCGTGGAAAGAAGCTGGCAAACCCGGCGGGCGCCAGGAGATTTTGCGTCGTTTGGCTACTTGCCGCGGCATTTATGTGCCTTCTTTTTATGAAGTTCGGTATGATGATACATCCTTTGATACGGTTGTAACTCCGTTGCAGCCAGAGGCGCCGGCGTGCGTGCAAAAACGCGTGGTGGCAGACTTGGATGCGATGGGAACGGCAACGCGGCCGATTGTTTCCTATGTGGAATCGGTGCATGACCGGATTATGCTTGAACTATTTCGCGGCTGCACGCGGGGCTGCCGCTTTTGCCAAGCCGGCATTATCTATCGTCCGGTACGGGAACGCAAACAAGAGACTTTGCAGGAATTGGCCAAGGAAATGTTGGAGCATACAGGCTACAATGAAATGTCTTTGACATCATTAAGCTCTGCTGATTATTCCTGTTTGGAGCCGTTAGTGGAAACTTTGCTGGAGAAACACAAAGCGGAGGGCGTTAGTTTATCGCTGCCTTCTCTGCGGATTGACAGTTTTTCTGTGGATTTGGCCCATAAGGTACAACAAGTGCGCAAAAGCGGTTTGACATTTGCACCGGAAGCGGGAACGCAGCGCTTGCGAGATGTAATTAACAAAGGGGTTACTGAAGAGAATCTGCGCCAAGCGGTTAGTGCGGCTTTTTCCTCCGGCTGGTCGACGGTAAAGCTCTATTTTATGATTGGTTTACCTACGGAAACAGATGAAGACGTGCTGGGAATTGCGGATTTGGCCTATAAGGTCGTAGATTGGTATAAAGCGGTAAAAGGAAGAAAAGGCGTTAAAGTGACGGTTAGCGTTTCCTCTTTTGTGCCCAAACCGCATACGGCGTTTCAGTGGTTTCCTCAAAACAGTCGTGAGGAAATTGAACGCAAGCAGCAATTGTTGCGGGAGCGGATTCGAGGCGGCGGCGTTACATTGAGCTGGCATGATTCACGGACCAGCTTTTTAGAAGGCGTTTTTGCCAGAGGCGATCGGCGTTTGGGAGCCGTGTTGCTTGCAGCCTGGCGCGGCGGTGCGCGCTTTGACGGCTGGTCGGAGCATTTTAACTATCGGACCTGGATGGAAGCCTTTGAAGCTTGTGATGTAGATCCGCATCAATACGCCAACCGTGAGAGACGGCTTGAGGAGAAGTTGCCTTGGGACCATTTATCCTGTGGTGTGAATAAGGAATTTTTACAGAGTGAATATGCAGCTGCGCTGGCGGCGACGTTAACAGAAGACTGTCGGCGAGGGGCTTGCGGCGCCTGCGGCGTCTGTCCGGCGCTGGGCGTTTCTGTTCAGGATTGGAGGAGCAAAAATGCATAA
- a CDS encoding pilus assembly PilX N-terminal domain-containing protein yields MGCNSWRKSGSILVAVLLLCFFLLAIGTGIVTYIHSETATAASVSRGIQAQYLAEAGIQDGIVKLASNRAFTGSYSRNLGGGDTYKVSILPRQPWRRLIVSQANFQGESRQLVVEADLSLNLPQCLLATEGDLSLGEQDYLQGIVSAGATIRASQGVFVDGPCLGQKMENNGSVSVGGCHPAADLTVPIPAGIERRNTPLLPTDQFVNGDFYYSGTLLLEQPSTGQGASGTVYVDGDVYVPAYYHFRGPWLLAASGSIIVGHDANLEQVWLWAGQNLSAGARVQLVGGAWSKGSLQIGEQAHLYAAAPPLFPALPSVSTDVFLLRSWNTYELKEGL; encoded by the coding sequence ATGGGTTGTAACAGTTGGAGAAAAAGCGGCAGTATTCTTGTTGCGGTCTTGCTTCTTTGTTTTTTTCTATTAGCAATAGGAACTGGCATTGTAACTTATATACATAGCGAAACGGCTACGGCAGCCTCGGTGAGTCGGGGAATCCAGGCGCAATATCTGGCAGAAGCAGGAATTCAGGATGGTATCGTCAAATTAGCTTCTAATAGAGCGTTTACGGGCTCATATAGCCGTAACCTGGGCGGAGGAGATACTTATAAAGTAAGCATTTTACCTCGTCAACCATGGCGGCGGCTGATTGTTTCACAGGCGAATTTTCAAGGAGAATCGCGGCAGCTAGTTGTAGAAGCAGACCTTTCTTTGAATCTTCCCCAATGCCTGTTGGCGACAGAAGGAGATTTGTCTTTAGGTGAGCAGGACTATCTACAAGGCATAGTTTCAGCAGGAGCAACGATACGCGCCAGCCAAGGCGTGTTTGTGGATGGTCCTTGTTTAGGACAAAAAATGGAGAACAATGGGAGCGTGAGCGTAGGGGGCTGCCATCCTGCGGCTGATTTGACGGTGCCTATTCCGGCTGGAATTGAGCGCCGAAATACCCCTCTATTGCCGACGGATCAATTTGTTAACGGCGATTTTTATTATTCCGGCACGCTGTTGCTGGAGCAGCCTTCGACAGGACAGGGCGCCAGCGGTACAGTTTATGTGGATGGAGATGTTTATGTACCTGCTTATTATCACTTTCGAGGACCATGGTTGTTAGCGGCGAGCGGTTCTATTATTGTCGGACATGACGCCAATCTGGAACAAGTTTGGTTGTGGGCTGGACAAAACCTGAGCGCGGGCGCTCGGGTGCAGCTTGTTGGCGGAGCTTGGAGCAAAGGGAGTCTACAGATTGGCGAACAAGCGCATTTATACGCAGCTGCGCCACCTCTTTTTCCAGCATTGCCTTCTGTAAGTACGGATGTCTTTTTGCTTCGCTCCTGGAATACTTATGAATTGAAGGAGGGTCTTTGA
- a CDS encoding late competence development ComFB family protein, which yields MNVKNCMEELVWSHLDRVLDSYPENVCRCPRCRNDLAALALNFLPPRYVATDRGEIFTKIRGLEAQFTVDVISAISMAAVIVNKKPRHDESASPE from the coding sequence ATGAATGTAAAAAACTGCATGGAAGAACTGGTCTGGAGCCATTTGGATCGCGTTTTGGATTCGTATCCTGAGAATGTATGCCGTTGTCCGCGCTGTCGTAACGATTTAGCGGCTTTGGCGCTGAATTTTTTACCGCCGCGCTATGTGGCCACAGACCGAGGCGAGATTTTTACTAAAATTAGAGGCTTGGAAGCGCAATTTACAGTCGATGTGATTAGTGCCATCAGCATGGCTGCGGTTATCGTTAATAAAAAACCTCGTCATGATGAATCCGCCTCGCCGGAGTAA
- a CDS encoding prepilin-type N-terminal cleavage/methylation domain-containing protein — MFQLARRRRAQARTAIQYFVSMKKRLRILDSKGFTLAELLVVMLLWGVLLSCIVPAAKLGVELTQDCFSQILLQREARFLIDAISRDVMQASYVESPDATHLKLYLKYQAEKPCTNVSYFFDQSMLLLRREQNGGGAQPVSSGAGAVRTLPLRQCAFSLVRGGGIVNVRVQLTVQDGPRLLSLETQVSSCNGWGREHGL; from the coding sequence ATGTTTCAGCTGGCAAGGCGCAGACGGGCGCAAGCGAGAACTGCAATACAGTACTTTGTTTCCATGAAAAAAAGGCTAAGAATCCTAGATTCCAAGGGATTTACCTTGGCGGAGCTTCTGGTTGTCATGCTATTGTGGGGAGTGCTGTTGAGTTGCATCGTTCCTGCAGCTAAATTAGGCGTAGAACTGACCCAAGATTGCTTTTCACAAATTCTTTTGCAGAGGGAAGCTCGCTTTCTAATCGATGCTATTTCCAGGGATGTAATGCAGGCGAGTTATGTGGAGTCGCCTGACGCAACACATTTGAAGCTGTATTTGAAATATCAAGCGGAAAAGCCTTGTACGAATGTCAGCTATTTTTTTGATCAATCCATGCTGCTATTACGCAGAGAACAGAATGGCGGCGGCGCTCAGCCAGTAAGCAGCGGAGCCGGGGCCGTGCGAACTTTGCCGTTGCGCCAATGTGCATTTTCTCTTGTTCGTGGCGGCGGAATAGTTAACGTGCGCGTTCAGTTAACAGTACAAGATGGACCAAGGCTATTGTCGTTGGAAACACAAGTCTCTTCCTGCAACGGGTGGGGGCGTGAACATGGGTTGTAA
- a CDS encoding TIGR03936 family radical SAM-associated protein translates to MHKVRMEITKEEEVCFISHLDYARAMERAIRRAKLPAAYSEGFNPHMKLAFASALSVGVTSEGEYMDLELTETVVLEDCAARLNKALPRGIRVKRLCYLPERAPSLMSQINRAAYRVVLRLSESEAVQGAAAFQNAATVPYTKLSPKGNRNIDAKTYVPGTLTVQPLSAEECALSFSIRITPTGSMKPVEVVEAAGALVGQGQRWRAAARIHRVGLYVDDEQGQEQSLFGTGEVVEALPS, encoded by the coding sequence ATGCATAAGGTTCGGATGGAGATTACCAAAGAAGAAGAAGTTTGCTTTATTTCCCACTTGGATTATGCTCGCGCCATGGAACGAGCCATTCGTAGGGCTAAGCTGCCTGCAGCATATTCTGAAGGCTTTAATCCGCATATGAAACTGGCTTTTGCTTCGGCTTTATCGGTGGGCGTAACCAGTGAAGGCGAGTATATGGACTTAGAACTAACGGAGACAGTGGTATTGGAGGACTGTGCCGCTAGGCTGAACAAAGCTTTGCCACGAGGCATTCGCGTGAAACGGTTGTGCTATCTTCCAGAACGGGCGCCTTCTTTGATGTCTCAGATTAACCGCGCCGCTTACCGCGTGGTTTTGCGTCTGTCAGAAAGCGAGGCGGTTCAAGGGGCTGCGGCTTTTCAAAATGCCGCAACCGTTCCGTACACTAAGCTGTCCCCTAAAGGAAACCGGAATATTGACGCCAAGACGTATGTGCCGGGAACATTGACGGTGCAGCCTTTGTCCGCTGAAGAGTGCGCTCTTTCCTTTTCTATTCGTATTACTCCTACAGGCAGCATGAAGCCTGTGGAGGTTGTTGAAGCGGCAGGCGCGCTGGTGGGGCAGGGGCAGCGCTGGCGGGCTGCGGCTCGGATTCATCGCGTGGGCTTGTATGTAGACGATGAGCAAGGTCAAGAGCAAAGCTTGTTTGGAACTGGCGAGGTTGTGGAGGCCCTGCCGTCATGA
- a CDS encoding pilus assembly FimT family protein produces the protein MQPFRQQGASLLELLAICSVIVILMAASTLYWRLPRGAPTEVGAQQLAADLALLRQWSVNTAMGTADHFCEQPVFPSIYFVGSPITSYQLLRNGVVCKTVHLPDGVVLNSPCGRQFQFNQAGRMSAGVTLTLRRNYWPTQAMLVVLDMPGRIEVRNGWM, from the coding sequence ATGCAACCATTTCGCCAGCAAGGAGCTTCGCTGCTGGAACTGTTGGCGATCTGCTCAGTAATTGTGATCTTGATGGCGGCAAGTACGCTTTATTGGCGCTTGCCTAGAGGAGCCCCTACGGAGGTAGGGGCTCAACAATTGGCGGCGGATTTAGCGTTGTTGCGCCAATGGTCGGTTAATACCGCTATGGGAACGGCGGATCATTTTTGCGAGCAGCCTGTTTTTCCCTCGATATATTTTGTGGGATCTCCTATTACGAGCTATCAATTATTGCGAAATGGAGTTGTTTGCAAGACTGTTCATTTGCCAGACGGAGTGGTGCTTAATTCTCCTTGCGGCCGTCAATTTCAATTTAATCAAGCGGGGCGTATGTCTGCGGGGGTTACACTGACTTTGCGGCGCAATTATTGGCCGACGCAGGCAATGCTTGTAGTCTTGGATATGCCGGGGCGGATTGAGGTGCGCAATGGCTGGATGTAA
- a CDS encoding prephenate dehydrogenase, whose product MRRIAILGLGLIGGSLGMALRHSGADVFIHGFDKAEPARRLALERGAVDRCFATAGEAVEQADIVILATPVLQMASLMTEIAEKLPAGCVVSDVGSTKSAVSETLESLLPERCSYIGGHPMAGGERSGMEAAQKNLFQGQWYLLLPGKRASEEQVELLRDLLLPLGAKVAVMHPQEHDQWAAVISHIPHVTAAALVHLLARAELGDARVQMAGGGFRDTTRIASSDADMWADICISNAEHIHRQIGKLQEILAECAQAVESGDRKKLHDYFLQARTFRESWLMDLR is encoded by the coding sequence GTGAGACGGATTGCGATTTTAGGCTTAGGTCTGATTGGCGGTTCGTTGGGTATGGCGTTGCGGCACAGCGGCGCCGATGTCTTTATACATGGATTTGACAAAGCAGAGCCAGCAAGGCGGTTAGCGTTGGAAAGAGGAGCTGTGGATCGTTGCTTTGCTACCGCTGGTGAGGCGGTAGAACAGGCTGATATTGTCATTTTAGCGACACCAGTATTGCAAATGGCGTCTTTAATGACCGAAATTGCGGAAAAATTGCCTGCCGGATGCGTTGTTTCTGATGTGGGAAGCACTAAGTCGGCTGTTTCGGAAACATTAGAGTCATTGCTGCCGGAGCGTTGCTCCTATATTGGCGGTCATCCTATGGCGGGCGGCGAAAGAAGCGGCATGGAAGCGGCGCAAAAAAACTTGTTTCAGGGACAGTGGTACCTGCTGCTGCCCGGGAAACGAGCTTCGGAGGAGCAGGTGGAATTGCTAAGGGACTTGCTGCTTCCGTTGGGAGCCAAGGTTGCCGTTATGCATCCTCAAGAACATGATCAATGGGCGGCTGTAATTAGCCATATTCCCCATGTCACGGCGGCAGCGCTGGTGCATTTGCTAGCCAGAGCGGAGCTGGGGGACGCTCGGGTGCAAATGGCGGGGGGCGGTTTTCGGGATACAACGCGTATTGCTTCCTCTGATGCAGACATGTGGGCGGATATTTGCATTAGCAATGCCGAACATATACATCGACAAATTGGAAAACTGCAAGAAATTCTTGCAGAATGTGCGCAAGCGGTTGAGTCTGGCGACCGGAAGAAGCTGCATGATTATTTTTTACAGGCTCGCACTTTTCGTGAAAGCTGGCTGATGGATTTACGTTAA
- the rodA gene encoding rod shape-determining protein RodA yields the protein MLNRRLLRNLDWTLIGVTALLLLLSLVIIGSATHINNPSEERYWFVQRQGLFAILNVVLIVGLLNFDYRSLGRLAQPLYGFNLVLLLAVMFVGQSALGAQRWIQVGPISLQPSEFSKLIMIIALAKLLEGRVGKLNSFREILPVFLYVAIPFLLVMKQPDLGTSLVFLAILFGMIFIAGINAKYLMAIFGAGLAFMPIFWHFLKDYQKKRLTVFLDPNVDPLGSGYHIIQSKIAIGSGMLWGKGLFGGTQSQLNFLPENHTDFIFAVIGEELGFLGSALLLLLYFVLLYRGVKIAGEARDNFGSLLATGVTSMLGFHVLVNVGMTAGIMPVTGIPLPFMSYGVSALTTNLLSVGLLLNVYMRRQKIMF from the coding sequence CAATAATCCTTCGGAAGAACGATATTGGTTTGTGCAACGGCAAGGGCTGTTTGCTATTTTGAATGTGGTGCTGATAGTAGGATTGCTGAACTTCGACTATCGCTCCCTAGGGCGGCTGGCGCAACCGCTATATGGCTTTAACTTAGTGCTGCTTCTAGCGGTAATGTTTGTGGGACAGAGCGCGCTGGGCGCGCAGCGATGGATTCAGGTAGGGCCCATTAGTTTACAGCCTTCGGAATTTTCCAAGCTGATCATGATCATTGCTTTGGCAAAATTGTTAGAGGGGCGGGTCGGAAAACTCAACTCATTCCGAGAAATATTACCCGTATTTTTGTATGTGGCAATACCGTTCCTGTTGGTAATGAAGCAGCCGGATTTGGGAACGTCGCTGGTATTCTTAGCGATTCTTTTCGGTATGATTTTTATCGCAGGAATTAATGCAAAATATTTGATGGCTATTTTTGGCGCCGGTTTGGCGTTTATGCCTATTTTTTGGCATTTTCTTAAGGATTACCAAAAAAAGCGTTTGACTGTTTTTTTGGATCCCAATGTTGATCCTTTGGGATCTGGGTATCATATTATTCAGTCGAAAATTGCTATTGGTTCAGGCATGCTTTGGGGGAAGGGGCTTTTTGGCGGGACCCAAAGTCAGTTGAACTTTCTGCCTGAAAACCATACGGATTTTATTTTTGCAGTCATTGGTGAAGAGTTGGGATTTTTGGGCTCTGCGCTGCTGTTGCTCTTGTATTTTGTTCTGCTCTACCGGGGGGTTAAAATCGCCGGAGAAGCCAGAGATAATTTTGGCTCTCTGTTGGCGACAGGAGTAACGTCGATGCTGGGGTTCCATGTGCTGGTAAATGTCGGCATGACTGCCGGAATTATGCCGGTGACAGGCATTCCCTTGCCCTTTATGAGTTATGGAGTTAGCGCGCTGACTACTAATTTGCTTAGCGTCGGCCTGCTGTTGAATGTGTACATGCGCAGACAGAAAATTATGTTTTGA
- a CDS encoding Rne/Rng family ribonuclease codes for MRRYLVNVTPEETRLALCEDDLLLEIAAERQGAGPLVGNIYKGQVQNILPGMQAAFIDIGTEKNAFLYLGDLPETSRQAGSLSVGQELIIQIAKDAVGSKGPRATAQVTLPGRHVVLMPGADYVGVSRRIEPEEERERLKELAESLRPEGMGLIVRTVAAECGKEELEKDISYLCNLWQTLLARQQRSQAPQLLYRDADLVIRLIRDQFTQDVDEVLVDQPDAYQRMRELLLRISKELAERVKLYAAKEDMFGRFGVEEQLALLFDREIPLECGGFIVIDQTEALTAIDVNTGKFIGKSTLEDTVYQANLEAAEVIARQLRLRDIGGIIIIDFIDMESEAARQGVLETLQKELRRDRTKTHIMGFTSLGLVEMTRKKSRQSIGALLHASCPCCSGRGRIRSSETVFLEIARELRRRQRQNLLQGNVTLQLSSFLAEQPFLGQRLRNWEKEFCRSFSVERNTSLHPEQYVLLG; via the coding sequence ATGAGACGGTACTTGGTAAATGTGACTCCCGAAGAGACACGTCTGGCTCTTTGCGAAGATGACCTTCTTTTGGAAATTGCCGCGGAGCGTCAAGGAGCCGGTCCCTTGGTCGGTAATATTTACAAAGGACAGGTGCAAAATATTCTGCCTGGCATGCAAGCTGCCTTTATTGATATTGGGACGGAAAAAAATGCTTTTTTATATTTAGGAGATTTGCCGGAAACGTCTAGGCAGGCAGGATCCCTGAGCGTCGGGCAGGAGCTGATTATACAGATTGCGAAGGATGCAGTAGGAAGTAAGGGCCCCAGAGCGACAGCGCAGGTGACCTTACCCGGACGTCATGTGGTATTGATGCCTGGCGCTGACTATGTGGGCGTTTCCAGGCGTATTGAGCCCGAAGAAGAGCGGGAGCGTTTAAAAGAATTGGCTGAATCGCTGCGTCCAGAGGGGATGGGCTTGATAGTGCGCACAGTTGCGGCTGAGTGCGGCAAAGAAGAGTTAGAAAAAGATATATCCTATCTGTGCAATCTTTGGCAGACCTTACTGGCGCGGCAGCAGCGCAGCCAGGCGCCGCAACTGCTGTATCGGGACGCCGACTTGGTCATTCGACTGATTCGGGACCAGTTCACCCAAGATGTGGATGAAGTGCTTGTAGACCAGCCTGATGCCTATCAGCGCATGCGGGAGTTGCTGCTGCGTATTTCTAAGGAACTGGCGGAACGGGTAAAACTATATGCTGCAAAAGAAGACATGTTTGGGCGTTTTGGCGTGGAGGAGCAATTGGCCTTATTGTTCGACAGGGAGATTCCTTTAGAGTGCGGTGGCTTTATTGTTATTGATCAGACGGAAGCCTTGACGGCTATTGATGTAAATACTGGAAAGTTTATTGGCAAAAGCACGCTAGAGGATACGGTATACCAAGCCAATTTGGAAGCGGCGGAAGTGATAGCGAGACAACTTCGCTTGCGTGACATAGGCGGTATTATTATTATTGATTTTATCGACATGGAAAGCGAAGCAGCGCGCCAGGGCGTTTTAGAAACCTTGCAAAAAGAATTGCGCCGGGATCGAACCAAAACCCATATTATGGGGTTTACTTCCTTGGGACTGGTAGAAATGACTCGTAAAAAATCGCGGCAAAGCATCGGTGCGTTGCTGCATGCTTCATGTCCTTGCTGCAGCGGTCGCGGCCGTATTCGTTCCAGTGAAACTGTTTTTTTGGAAATCGCCCGCGAACTTCGACGGCGGCAACGGCAGAATTTACTGCAGGGGAATGTGACCTTGCAATTGTCGTCTTTTCTGGCGGAACAGCCTTTCTTAGGCCAACGTTTGCGAAACTGGGAAAAAGAATTTTGTCGTTCGTTCTCCGTGGAAAGAAACACGTCCTTGCACCCGGAACAGTATGTGCTGTTAGGCTAA